TTACGGGGATAGACCGAATGAATTGCCTTTAGTAGAAAAAGAATTACGTTGGGAAATCTCGGAAAATCATCCTTATTTTGCTCATGGTATTGACGAGTTGATGAGTATTGATGCTTGTAAACATTCTTTGTTTGGTGCCTCGAAAGTGGCGGCGGATGTGTTAGTACAGGAATACGGGCGTTATTTTGAGATGAAAACTGCCTCTTTTCGTGGCGGTTGTTTAACCGGTCCAAGTCATTCGGGAACGCAATTACACGGTTTTTTATCCTACTTAATGAAATGTACGATGATCGGCAAAGAATACAGTATTTATGGGTATAAGGGTAAGCAGGTACGCGATAACATTCATAGTTACGATCTGGTCAATGCTTTCTATCATTTTTATCAGACTCCGCGAGTAGCAGAAGTTTATAATATCGGTGGTAGTCGCTTTAGTAATTGTTCCATGTTAGAAGCTATTCAAGAATGTGAAGCGATTGCGGATAAAAAGTTAAACTGGCAGTATGTGGAGACTAATCGCATTGGTGATCATATCTGGTGGATTTCTGATGTGAGTAAGTTTAAAAATCATTATCCTGATTGGCAGTTAACCTACACAGTAACAGATATTCTCAAAGAGATTTTTAGTCAAAACGTTAGCCGTTGGTTATAGTAGATCATTAGATTACTATGTCAAAACTATCTGGGTCTGTGCGTATAGGCGTTTAAAAAACTGGAGATGGTCAAATATGCTTGCTTTTAAATCATGGACTGAGAAAATATTATTGTTAATTTTTGCAGTTTGCTTAATCCATAGTTTGTGGGCGATTAGCAGGGGCTGGAATAATCCTTTGATAGATGCTCACGCCTTTCGTCAAACTCAAACGGCCATCTCGGTCTTTTATTTACTCAAAGGTAGTCCTTGGTTAGCCTATGAAACCCCTGTTTTAGGAGTGCCTTGGTCAATTCCGCTGGAGTTTCCGCTCTATCAAGGAATAGTGGCTATTTTAGTTAAGCTTTTGCAGACTCCCATTGACCAAACTGGTAGATTTGTGAGTGCTTTTTTCTTTTATTTAAGTTTGATTCCTATATATGTAATCCTATCTTATTTACAAGTAGCGCGAGCTTTCCGTTGGCTGTTTTTGAGTTTATTTTTAGCCAGTCCCCTTTATCTGTTTTGGGCCAGAACATTCATGATTGAATCAACCGCCCTATTTTTCTCTTTAGCTTATCTTGCCTGTATTGCTGTTTATTTTCGCTATAAATCGCCAATTATTGCCTTATTAGCCTGTCTTTTTGGAATCGCTGCCAGTCTGACTAAAGTAACGACTATGGCTGGATTTTTAATTTTAGCTTGTGTCTGGATAGGTATTAATTGGTTTAAGAAAGACTCATCTCGTAACTTAGCGAAAGATTTATTGATACCGGTCGTTGTTTTTATAATCATACCCTTCCTTATAGCCAAAATTTGGGTTAACTTTACCGATGCCCAAAAGCTACTCAATCCCATGGCAGCAGATTTTATCACCTCGAAAGCTTTGAGAGATTGGAACTTTGGAACTATCGCTCAAAAATTATCTCGGTCACAGTGGAGAAATTATCTAACTAGGACTCTAAATGACGTTTTTGGCGGATTGATAATCAGCGTTATGGCTTTAGTAATATTACCAATTTTCACCTCAAAAAAGTTACTAAGTTATGGCTTAAGTTTACTATTTATATTGACAGTTGCCATTTTTACCAATTTGCATTTTGTTCACAACTATTATCCCTATGCTAATGCTATCTTTCTCCTCGGTGCTTCTGGATTTACCATCATGGGATTAATAGAGAAACAACGGAAAATTTGGCAGTCTGTAGGCTGGTTTTTCCTAGCTTTAATTTTGTTATCACAACTGCAATTTTATCGAGCTTTCTGGCATCCTAAAACAAAATTTTATAGTATCAATTACTTAGAAATTGCCTCTCAAGTCCAAAGTATTACTTCTTCTGATGGTGTTTTGTTAATCTACGGACATCAATGGAATTCAATGATACCTTACTACAGTCAACGTCGTGCCTTAATGATTTATAGTGAAGCAAGTGAGGAAGAATTAAAAAATGCTTTCTCTGAGTTATCAAGAGCTAATCATCAAGTTGAGGCGATAGTTTTTTGCAACGAAACAAGAGAAAACCGAGAAGATAAAAAATATTTAAATAGCCTGTATAATCCTAATGACAAGCCCGTTTTTTCTAACAAACGTTGTGATATATACACAACAAGACACGGTAAATAAGAGATAATTATCTGTAATTTATATTGAGTTGAGTTCCTTATGTTAACTAAAATCTACAATAATAAAATTTTTCGATTTCTCATTGCTGGGGGAGTGGCATTTTTAATCAACTTATTCTTCATTTATTGGTTCATTGACGACTTAGGATTTAATACCCCATTTCTGAAGAATGTTGCTAATGTTATTTCGATAGAAATATCTTTAATTGCTAGTTTCTTTATCTATAGAATCTGGGTGTGGACTGGGGGAGATTGGACAATTAGAGATGTAATTTTGATACAACTTCCTCTCTATCATCTCTCGGCAGGTTTAGCAGTTTTACTGCGAGTTTTTTTGGTATTTCCATTCTTAAACTGGCTAGGAGTTAGCCCCGGAGTCAACACAATGATTGGGGTTTTACTGGGAGCTAGTATTAATTATGTCGCCAGTGATAGCCTAATTTTTAAACCTAAGAATAAGACAAATG
This Microcystis wesenbergii NRERC-220 DNA region includes the following protein-coding sequences:
- a CDS encoding NAD-dependent epimerase/dehydratase family protein; translation: MAIVLVTGSAGLIGSESVRFFCDRGYTVVGIDNNMRQVFFGEDASTEWNRAKLSQDYGDKYIHHAVDIRDHEAIADIFKTYSHDISLIIHTAAQPSHDWAAKDPYMDFSVNANGTLVLLENTRQHCPQAVFIFCSTNKVYGDRPNELPLVEKELRWEISENHPYFAHGIDELMSIDACKHSLFGASKVAADVLVQEYGRYFEMKTASFRGGCLTGPSHSGTQLHGFLSYLMKCTMIGKEYSIYGYKGKQVRDNIHSYDLVNAFYHFYQTPRVAEVYNIGGSRFSNCSMLEAIQECEAIADKKLNWQYVETNRIGDHIWWISDVSKFKNHYPDWQLTYTVTDILKEIFSQNVSRWL
- a CDS encoding ArnT family glycosyltransferase: MLAFKSWTEKILLLIFAVCLIHSLWAISRGWNNPLIDAHAFRQTQTAISVFYLLKGSPWLAYETPVLGVPWSIPLEFPLYQGIVAILVKLLQTPIDQTGRFVSAFFFYLSLIPIYVILSYLQVARAFRWLFLSLFLASPLYLFWARTFMIESTALFFSLAYLACIAVYFRYKSPIIALLACLFGIAASLTKVTTMAGFLILACVWIGINWFKKDSSRNLAKDLLIPVVVFIIIPFLIAKIWVNFTDAQKLLNPMAADFITSKALRDWNFGTIAQKLSRSQWRNYLTRTLNDVFGGLIISVMALVILPIFTSKKLLSYGLSLLFILTVAIFTNLHFVHNYYPYANAIFLLGASGFTIMGLIEKQRKIWQSVGWFFLALILLSQLQFYRAFWHPKTKFYSINYLEIASQVQSITSSDGVLLIYGHQWNSMIPYYSQRRALMIYSEASEEELKNAFSELSRANHQVEAIVFCNETRENREDKKYLNSLYNPNDKPVFSNKRCDIYTTRHGK